From the Flavimarina sp. Hel_I_48 genome, one window contains:
- the murB gene encoding UDP-N-acetylmuramate dehydrogenase, giving the protein MQITPDFSLKNHNTFGIDAKAEFFVSVQTVEELTHALNLPGYSQKFILGGGSNMLLKKNIKGLVINLNLKGITVEEEDENHVWLRAAAGENWHEFVMYCVGNNYGGVENLALIPGNVGTSPVQNIGAYGVELKDSFESCEVVDRTTLETRTLSKAACNFGYRDSIFKNEDKGRYIITSVLFKLTKRDHELRTSYGAIQQTLDALGIDEPTLVDIANAVIYIRQQKLPDPKKIGNSGSFFKNPVVARNYLGTIQKNHPDAPFYEMGDDLVKIPAGWLIERAGFKGKRFGQAGVHDRQALVLVNHGGATGDEVWKVALEVQQAVQKEFGILLQPEVNIIE; this is encoded by the coding sequence ATGCAGATAACGCCTGATTTTTCTCTCAAAAACCATAATACGTTTGGTATTGATGCCAAAGCGGAATTTTTTGTTTCGGTACAAACCGTAGAAGAATTGACGCACGCTTTGAATTTACCGGGATATTCCCAGAAGTTTATTTTAGGCGGCGGAAGCAATATGCTGCTCAAAAAAAACATCAAAGGCCTGGTCATCAACCTCAACCTGAAAGGTATTACCGTTGAAGAAGAAGATGAAAATCACGTTTGGCTTCGGGCAGCCGCGGGAGAGAACTGGCATGAATTTGTAATGTATTGCGTGGGCAATAACTATGGTGGTGTTGAAAACCTGGCGCTGATTCCCGGTAACGTGGGTACTTCCCCGGTACAAAATATAGGGGCTTATGGCGTGGAACTTAAGGATAGTTTTGAAAGCTGCGAGGTGGTAGACAGGACTACGCTCGAAACCCGAACACTTTCAAAAGCTGCCTGTAACTTCGGGTATCGGGATTCTATCTTTAAAAACGAAGATAAGGGAAGGTACATCATTACCTCGGTACTTTTTAAACTGACCAAACGCGACCACGAGCTCAGGACTTCGTATGGCGCTATTCAGCAAACGCTTGATGCACTTGGTATTGATGAACCTACACTTGTAGATATCGCCAATGCCGTGATTTATATCAGACAACAAAAACTACCCGATCCTAAAAAAATAGGCAACAGCGGTAGTTTCTTTAAAAATCCCGTGGTTGCCCGCAACTATCTCGGGACCATTCAAAAAAATCATCCGGATGCTCCTTTTTACGAGATGGGCGATGATCTGGTAAAAATCCCCGCTGGCTGGCTTATAGAACGGGCAGGATTTAAAGGAAAACGCTTTGGTCAGGCCGGTGTACATGATCGTCAGGCTTTGGTTCTTGTAAATCATGGCGGCGCGACCGGTGATGAGGTATGGAAGGTTGCCCTTGAGGTTCAACAAGCGGTACAAAAGGAATTTGGCATTCTACTGCAGCCAGAAGTAAATATCATTGAATAA
- a CDS encoding fasciclin domain-containing protein: MKILKTLPYLLVMLLGITLTSCKEDKKENVETTEMDQKAEEEAAAALETQRQAELEEKAKANSIASKAMASSDLDTLVTALKAAGLDSMMMEEGEYTVFAPTDNGFSKLKKGQLDELLKPESKEMLTGILQYHVVQGKVLAKDLTDGIKENGGKYTFNTVNGEELTAMMDGDQIVIKDGTNIRAHILQGNIEASNGIVHKIDKVLLTKG, from the coding sequence ATGAAAATTCTTAAAACCTTGCCCTATCTTCTTGTAATGCTCTTGGGGATAACCCTTACTTCTTGTAAAGAAGATAAAAAAGAGAATGTAGAAACCACCGAAATGGATCAAAAAGCGGAAGAAGAAGCCGCTGCGGCTCTGGAAACACAGCGCCAGGCAGAACTGGAAGAAAAAGCCAAGGCTAACAGTATTGCGTCAAAAGCCATGGCGAGCAGCGATCTGGATACGCTTGTTACTGCTTTAAAAGCCGCCGGCCTTGATAGCATGATGATGGAAGAAGGTGAATACACCGTATTTGCGCCTACAGATAATGGTTTCAGTAAACTGAAAAAAGGACAGTTGGATGAACTTTTAAAACCAGAAAGTAAAGAAATGCTTACCGGTATCCTGCAATATCACGTGGTTCAGGGTAAAGTGCTGGCAAAAGACCTTACCGATGGCATCAAAGAAAATGGCGGAAAATACACATTCAATACCGTAAATGGTGAGGAACTTACTGCAATGATGGATGGCGATCAAATCGTTATAAAAGATGGAACGAACATTAGGGCACATATTCTACAAGGAAATATTGAAGCATCTAATGGAATCGTACACAAAATTGATAAAGTGCTTTTGACTAAAGGATAA
- a CDS encoding glycosyltransferase: MIALEPVVFYICTGFIFINCCFYVYFGGFCFRKAKIKEFHKSALPPLSILVCARNEAQNLAANVPFLLKQKYPEFEILLVNDGSTDETAAVIDAFSATNPNVRALHTKAKADTRSGKKQALSTAIAAARHEHLLFMDADCRPRTTHWAQEMAQGFDTGKQIVLGYGSYATVNNTLLNKIIRFETLLTAMQYFGYAKRKNAYMGVGRNLGYTKTLFYAQNGFSAHNDAPSGDDDLFVNAAATVTNVSCVYTTQSFSVSMPKTTWTDWFLQKRRHISVADRYKKRHQLSLGLFYISQFLPYILVIFLLFSPVFSRISLSILLVRYLFVGFIMYAGMKRFQEKNLIYWFPVLEIILVLSQLSIFILSITTRVTPWKSNQT, from the coding sequence GTGATAGCACTGGAGCCCGTAGTATTTTACATATGTACGGGCTTTATTTTTATAAATTGCTGTTTTTATGTGTATTTCGGTGGTTTTTGCTTTCGTAAGGCGAAAATTAAAGAATTTCATAAATCAGCGCTACCTCCACTTTCTATACTGGTTTGTGCCCGAAATGAAGCACAAAACCTTGCTGCAAATGTTCCATTTCTACTAAAACAGAAATATCCCGAATTCGAAATTTTGCTCGTCAATGATGGCTCTACTGATGAAACCGCTGCCGTAATTGACGCATTTTCCGCAACCAACCCAAACGTACGCGCACTCCATACAAAAGCAAAAGCGGATACTAGAAGCGGAAAAAAACAGGCACTATCAACCGCAATAGCTGCCGCCCGCCACGAACACCTTCTTTTTATGGATGCAGATTGCCGGCCACGTACCACCCACTGGGCGCAGGAAATGGCACAGGGCTTTGATACCGGAAAACAAATTGTACTGGGATATGGAAGTTATGCGACCGTAAATAATACTTTGCTCAATAAAATTATTCGGTTTGAAACGCTGTTGACGGCCATGCAATATTTTGGCTATGCCAAACGAAAGAATGCATACATGGGCGTGGGCAGAAACCTGGGCTATACCAAAACCTTGTTCTATGCGCAAAATGGTTTTTCTGCCCACAATGATGCGCCGTCAGGTGATGATGATCTTTTTGTTAATGCTGCCGCCACGGTTACTAATGTTTCCTGCGTTTATACAACGCAATCTTTTAGCGTTTCTATGCCAAAAACCACCTGGACCGACTGGTTTTTGCAAAAAAGAAGGCATATTTCGGTGGCAGATCGTTATAAAAAAAGACACCAATTAAGCCTGGGTTTGTTTTATATAAGTCAGTTTTTACCGTATATATTGGTCATTTTCCTGCTATTTTCGCCCGTTTTTAGCCGGATTTCCTTAAGTATTTTACTCGTGCGCTACCTGTTTGTGGGCTTTATAATGTATGCCGGTATGAAGCGGTTTCAAGAAAAGAATTTGATCTATTGGTTTCCAGTACTTGAAATCATCTTGGTGCTGTCACAATTAAGTATCTTTATACTATCTATCACCACCAGAGTCACCCCTTGGAAAAGCAACCAGACATAG
- a CDS encoding RNA polymerase sigma factor: MEKQPDIAEHIQDALEGRQAAFSYLLTTFWSQVYAFQLKRTKDDYISEEITIQTFSQAFSHLGQYDPNHKFSTWLLAISKNIHIDRLRKEKGKRHIESGTNAENLNRIIDDSPTPEDALIKKQHHDELSHFIKQLKPPYQEVLDLRYFQDMSYKEMSGHLREPMNNVKVRLLRARRLLADSIQKK; encoded by the coding sequence TTGGAAAAGCAACCAGACATAGCAGAACATATTCAGGATGCCCTTGAGGGCAGGCAGGCTGCTTTTAGCTATCTGCTCACCACTTTTTGGAGCCAGGTTTATGCCTTTCAGCTTAAGCGTACGAAGGATGACTATATTTCCGAAGAAATTACCATACAGACCTTTTCACAGGCATTTTCTCATTTGGGACAATACGATCCTAACCATAAATTCAGCACCTGGTTACTCGCGATCTCAAAAAACATACATATTGACCGCCTGCGGAAAGAAAAAGGGAAACGGCATATAGAAAGTGGTACGAATGCCGAAAATCTCAACCGTATCATTGACGACAGCCCCACCCCGGAAGACGCATTGATCAAAAAACAGCATCACGACGAACTTTCCCATTTTATCAAACAATTGAAACCGCCCTATCAGGAAGTACTGGACCTGCGTTATTTTCAAGATATGAGCTATAAAGAAATGTCAGGTCATTTACGGGAGCCCATGAACAATGTAAAAGTCAGGCTACTGCGGGCGCGACGACTGCTGGCAGATAGCATACAAAAAAAATAG